A single window of Gossypium arboreum isolate Shixiya-1 chromosome 13, ASM2569848v2, whole genome shotgun sequence DNA harbors:
- the LOC108463399 gene encoding gibberellin 2-beta-dioxygenase 6-like isoform X2: MRDDEMVRQACAAAICKASSEWGFFQVVNHGISSQLVDKMRSEQVKLFRAPFETKATSGLLNNSYRWGSPRATCPNQFSWSEAYHVPLTKVSDEACYGDFKSLREVMTCFAAAMSELSRLLAGILTENLGHWKQASISNICDETTCFLRLNHYPACPISPEIFGLVPHTDSDFLTILCQDQVGGLQLMKDSKWVTVKPNKDALIVNIGDLFQAWSNDVYKSVEHKVVSNATTDRYSIAYFLCPSYDSLIESFVKPSIYRRFTFREYREQVQEDVRKTGYKVGLPRFLLKGSEDLTTTTESNTRLYIPSITAKS; encoded by the exons ATGCG TGACGACGAAATGGTTCGCCAAGCTTGTGCTGCCGCCATTTGCAAAGCATCATCGGAATGGGGCTTTTTCCAAGTGGTGAACCATGGCATTAGCTCTCAACTAGTCGACAAGATGAGAAGCGAGCAAGTGAAATTATTCCGAGCACCCTTTGAAACGAAAGCCACCAGTGGACTGTTGAATAATTCTTACAGGTGGGGAAGCCCTAGGGCTACTTGTCCTAACCAATTCTCCTGGTCCGAAGCTTATCATGTTCCTCTCACCAAAGTCTCAGATGAAGCTTGCTATGGAGACTTCAAATCTTTAAG GGAAGTGATGACATGTTTTGCAGCAGCCATGTCGGAACTGTCGAGGCTTCTAGCAGGGATCCTGACTGAAAATCTGGGCCACTGGAAACAAGCATCGATCAGCAACATATGCGACGAAACAACATGTTTCCTTCGCCTGAATCACTACCCAGCATGTCCAATATCTCCGGAGATTTTCGGTTTAGTGCCCCACACCGACAGCGATTTCCTAACGATTCTTTGCCAAGATCAAGTTGGAGGGCTTCAACTCATGAAAGACTCCAAATGGGTGACTGTCAAACCTAACAAAGATGCTCTTATAGTCAACATTGGGGACCTTTTCCAG GCATGGAGCAATGATGTTTACAAAAGCGTGGAACACAAGGTGGTTTCCAATGCAACAACGGACAGATACTCCATAGCTTATTTCCTTTGCCCTTCTTACGATTCTTTGATCGAGAGCTTCGTAAAACCTTCCATTTACAGAAGATTTACTTTCAGGGAATACAGAGAACAAGTTCAAGAAGATGTCAGAAAAACAGGGTACAAGGTTGGCCTTCCCAGGTTTCTACTTAAAGGCTCCGAGGATTTAACAACAACAACAGAGTCAAATACCAGACTATACATTCCAAGCATAACAGCCAAGAGCTAA
- the LOC108463399 gene encoding gibberellin 2-beta-dioxygenase 6-like isoform X4 yields the protein MVHSDSDPPLLNHYGTLLCHSTQCDEPQTRVTMEECQLPLIDLCDLGSDDEMVRQACAAAICKASSEWGFFQVVNHGISSQLVDKMRSEQVKLFRAPFETKATSGLLNNSYRWGSPRATCPNQFSWSEAYHVPLTKVSDEACYGDFKSLREVMTCFAAAMSELSRLLAGILTENLGHWKQASISNICDETTCFLRLNHYPACPISPEIFGLVPHTDSDFLTILCQDQVGGLQLMKDSKWVTVKPNKDALIVNIGDLFQAWSNDVYKSVEHKGIQRTSSRRCQKNRVQGWPSQVST from the exons ATGGTTCATTCAGATTCAGACCCACCTCTCCTTAACCATTATGGTACACTTTTATGCCACTCCACTCAATGTGATGAACCTCAAACCCGAGTTACCATGGAAGAATGCCAGCTTCCATTGATTGACTTGTGTGATTTAGGCAGTGACGACGAAATGGTTCGCCAAGCTTGTGCTGCCGCCATTTGCAAAGCATCATCGGAATGGGGCTTTTTCCAAGTGGTGAACCATGGCATTAGCTCTCAACTAGTCGACAAGATGAGAAGCGAGCAAGTGAAATTATTCCGAGCACCCTTTGAAACGAAAGCCACCAGTGGACTGTTGAATAATTCTTACAGGTGGGGAAGCCCTAGGGCTACTTGTCCTAACCAATTCTCCTGGTCCGAAGCTTATCATGTTCCTCTCACCAAAGTCTCAGATGAAGCTTGCTATGGAGACTTCAAATCTTTAAG GGAAGTGATGACATGTTTTGCAGCAGCCATGTCGGAACTGTCGAGGCTTCTAGCAGGGATCCTGACTGAAAATCTGGGCCACTGGAAACAAGCATCGATCAGCAACATATGCGACGAAACAACATGTTTCCTTCGCCTGAATCACTACCCAGCATGTCCAATATCTCCGGAGATTTTCGGTTTAGTGCCCCACACCGACAGCGATTTCCTAACGATTCTTTGCCAAGATCAAGTTGGAGGGCTTCAACTCATGAAAGACTCCAAATGGGTGACTGTCAAACCTAACAAAGATGCTCTTATAGTCAACATTGGGGACCTTTTCCAG GCATGGAGCAATGATGTTTACAAAAGCGTGGAACACAAG GGAATACAGAGAACAAGTTCAAGAAGATGTCAGAAAAACAGGGTACAAGGTTGGCCTTCCCAGGTTTCTACTTAA
- the LOC108463399 gene encoding gibberellin 2-beta-dioxygenase 6-like isoform X1 — MVHSDSDPPLLNHYGTLLCHSTQCDEPQTRVTMEECQLPLIDLCDLGSDDEMVRQACAAAICKASSEWGFFQVVNHGISSQLVDKMRSEQVKLFRAPFETKATSGLLNNSYRWGSPRATCPNQFSWSEAYHVPLTKVSDEACYGDFKSLREVMTCFAAAMSELSRLLAGILTENLGHWKQASISNICDETTCFLRLNHYPACPISPEIFGLVPHTDSDFLTILCQDQVGGLQLMKDSKWVTVKPNKDALIVNIGDLFQAWSNDVYKSVEHKVVSNATTDRYSIAYFLCPSYDSLIESFVKPSIYRRFTFREYREQVQEDVRKTGYKVGLPRFLLKGSEDLTTTTESNTRLYIPSITAKS, encoded by the exons ATGGTTCATTCAGATTCAGACCCACCTCTCCTTAACCATTATGGTACACTTTTATGCCACTCCACTCAATGTGATGAACCTCAAACCCGAGTTACCATGGAAGAATGCCAGCTTCCATTGATTGACTTGTGTGATTTAGGCAGTGACGACGAAATGGTTCGCCAAGCTTGTGCTGCCGCCATTTGCAAAGCATCATCGGAATGGGGCTTTTTCCAAGTGGTGAACCATGGCATTAGCTCTCAACTAGTCGACAAGATGAGAAGCGAGCAAGTGAAATTATTCCGAGCACCCTTTGAAACGAAAGCCACCAGTGGACTGTTGAATAATTCTTACAGGTGGGGAAGCCCTAGGGCTACTTGTCCTAACCAATTCTCCTGGTCCGAAGCTTATCATGTTCCTCTCACCAAAGTCTCAGATGAAGCTTGCTATGGAGACTTCAAATCTTTAAG GGAAGTGATGACATGTTTTGCAGCAGCCATGTCGGAACTGTCGAGGCTTCTAGCAGGGATCCTGACTGAAAATCTGGGCCACTGGAAACAAGCATCGATCAGCAACATATGCGACGAAACAACATGTTTCCTTCGCCTGAATCACTACCCAGCATGTCCAATATCTCCGGAGATTTTCGGTTTAGTGCCCCACACCGACAGCGATTTCCTAACGATTCTTTGCCAAGATCAAGTTGGAGGGCTTCAACTCATGAAAGACTCCAAATGGGTGACTGTCAAACCTAACAAAGATGCTCTTATAGTCAACATTGGGGACCTTTTCCAG GCATGGAGCAATGATGTTTACAAAAGCGTGGAACACAAGGTGGTTTCCAATGCAACAACGGACAGATACTCCATAGCTTATTTCCTTTGCCCTTCTTACGATTCTTTGATCGAGAGCTTCGTAAAACCTTCCATTTACAGAAGATTTACTTTCAGGGAATACAGAGAACAAGTTCAAGAAGATGTCAGAAAAACAGGGTACAAGGTTGGCCTTCCCAGGTTTCTACTTAAAGGCTCCGAGGATTTAACAACAACAACAGAGTCAAATACCAGACTATACATTCCAAGCATAACAGCCAAGAGCTAA
- the LOC108463399 gene encoding gibberellin 2-beta-dioxygenase 6-like isoform X3 yields MVRQACAAAICKASSEWGFFQVVNHGISSQLVDKMRSEQVKLFRAPFETKATSGLLNNSYRWGSPRATCPNQFSWSEAYHVPLTKVSDEACYGDFKSLREVMTCFAAAMSELSRLLAGILTENLGHWKQASISNICDETTCFLRLNHYPACPISPEIFGLVPHTDSDFLTILCQDQVGGLQLMKDSKWVTVKPNKDALIVNIGDLFQAWSNDVYKSVEHKVVSNATTDRYSIAYFLCPSYDSLIESFVKPSIYRRFTFREYREQVQEDVRKTGYKVGLPRFLLKGSEDLTTTTESNTRLYIPSITAKS; encoded by the exons ATGGTTCGCCAAGCTTGTGCTGCCGCCATTTGCAAAGCATCATCGGAATGGGGCTTTTTCCAAGTGGTGAACCATGGCATTAGCTCTCAACTAGTCGACAAGATGAGAAGCGAGCAAGTGAAATTATTCCGAGCACCCTTTGAAACGAAAGCCACCAGTGGACTGTTGAATAATTCTTACAGGTGGGGAAGCCCTAGGGCTACTTGTCCTAACCAATTCTCCTGGTCCGAAGCTTATCATGTTCCTCTCACCAAAGTCTCAGATGAAGCTTGCTATGGAGACTTCAAATCTTTAAG GGAAGTGATGACATGTTTTGCAGCAGCCATGTCGGAACTGTCGAGGCTTCTAGCAGGGATCCTGACTGAAAATCTGGGCCACTGGAAACAAGCATCGATCAGCAACATATGCGACGAAACAACATGTTTCCTTCGCCTGAATCACTACCCAGCATGTCCAATATCTCCGGAGATTTTCGGTTTAGTGCCCCACACCGACAGCGATTTCCTAACGATTCTTTGCCAAGATCAAGTTGGAGGGCTTCAACTCATGAAAGACTCCAAATGGGTGACTGTCAAACCTAACAAAGATGCTCTTATAGTCAACATTGGGGACCTTTTCCAG GCATGGAGCAATGATGTTTACAAAAGCGTGGAACACAAGGTGGTTTCCAATGCAACAACGGACAGATACTCCATAGCTTATTTCCTTTGCCCTTCTTACGATTCTTTGATCGAGAGCTTCGTAAAACCTTCCATTTACAGAAGATTTACTTTCAGGGAATACAGAGAACAAGTTCAAGAAGATGTCAGAAAAACAGGGTACAAGGTTGGCCTTCCCAGGTTTCTACTTAAAGGCTCCGAGGATTTAACAACAACAACAGAGTCAAATACCAGACTATACATTCCAAGCATAACAGCCAAGAGCTAA